Proteins encoded in a region of the Paenibacillus wynnii genome:
- a CDS encoding alpha-amylase family glycosyl hydrolase, with product MAKSTVNTLRNNVIYSIYVRNHSEEGTFKAVEKDLERIRNLGVDIIWLLPIHPIGSQDRKGELGSPYANQNFREINPELGTLEDFKSLVGEIHNNGMKCIIDVVYNHTSPDSWLVENHPEYFYKTPEGKRGNRVGDWGDIVDLDYNNAELWQYQIETLKMWAEIVDGFRCDVAPLLPLDFWLRAREEVASVHPDCLWLSESIEPDFLVHLRSRGMVSLSDAEILQAFDVCYDYDIYPYFMGYLAGGITPSYYVDKINAQEYMYPHNYVKLRFLENHDRARAKELFSDEKDLINWTAFMYFQKGIPLIYAGQEFENENCPDLFNKNTINWSTGKDLTWLFKALYPIKKKDILAHGTCHLRATDTDDIIVGTYTWGEQKLVGVFSMKGKSAEVETDLPDGVYLNLIDDSEVIVTQGKLHCKAEPIIIEL from the coding sequence ATGGCAAAGTCAACGGTAAATACGCTGCGTAACAACGTAATATATTCGATTTATGTACGTAATCATAGCGAAGAGGGAACTTTCAAGGCAGTAGAAAAGGATCTGGAACGCATTCGAAATTTGGGTGTAGATATCATTTGGTTGCTGCCCATTCATCCAATCGGCAGCCAAGATCGTAAAGGCGAATTAGGCAGCCCTTACGCCAACCAAAACTTCCGTGAGATCAATCCGGAGCTTGGTACATTGGAGGACTTTAAAAGTCTTGTAGGAGAGATTCACAATAACGGCATGAAATGTATCATTGATGTCGTATATAACCACACATCACCCGATTCATGGCTGGTTGAGAATCACCCTGAATATTTCTACAAGACTCCGGAAGGCAAACGGGGAAACCGGGTAGGTGACTGGGGAGACATAGTAGATTTGGACTATAACAATGCCGAACTATGGCAATATCAAATCGAAACCCTTAAAATGTGGGCAGAGATCGTGGATGGTTTTCGCTGTGACGTAGCACCGCTTCTGCCACTGGATTTCTGGCTGCGCGCACGCGAAGAGGTTGCTTCAGTTCATCCTGATTGTTTGTGGCTTAGTGAATCCATAGAACCGGATTTTCTTGTGCATCTTCGTTCAAGGGGGATGGTTAGTCTGTCCGATGCTGAAATCCTGCAGGCGTTCGATGTCTGCTACGATTACGATATCTATCCCTATTTCATGGGTTATCTGGCCGGAGGAATCACGCCGAGTTACTATGTTGATAAGATTAATGCCCAGGAATATATGTATCCACACAACTATGTTAAACTACGCTTTCTTGAAAATCATGACCGTGCACGGGCCAAAGAGCTTTTTTCAGATGAAAAAGACCTTATCAATTGGACCGCATTTATGTATTTCCAAAAGGGAATACCTTTGATCTACGCTGGACAGGAATTCGAAAATGAAAATTGTCCTGATTTGTTCAACAAGAATACGATCAACTGGAGTACGGGTAAAGACTTAACCTGGCTTTTTAAAGCTCTGTATCCCATCAAGAAAAAAGATATCCTGGCTCACGGCACCTGTCATCTGAGAGCCACTGATACGGACGATATCATTGTTGGAACTTATACATGGGGTGAACAAAAGCTAGTAGGTGTATTCAGTATGAAAGGAAAGTCTGCAGAAGTGGAGACTGATCTTCCGGATGGTGTGTATTTAAATCTGATTGACGACAGCGAGGTCATAGTCACACAAGGTAAATTGCACTGCAAAGCCGAGCCTATCATTATTGAATTATAA
- a CDS encoding LacI family DNA-binding transcriptional regulator — MKVTMKKVARRAGVSSSTVSRVVSGHPNVREETSRKVKKIMDEMKYTPNMIAKSLVSKTTSSICILLPKQDEKCFSNLFFMELIRGIATQANLSGFDIFISLGANEKEEVEMVSRLLKGRRVDGVILFSSRKEDAVVDFLKINNYPFVLIGRSDKYNEILSVDNNNLKAAYDATNHLISMGHKRIGFVRGPSNAIFSCDRLEGYRKAIQDNGLERRPEWILGEEVMQDSGYHAMSFLMNLPKRPTAILVVDDLVAFGVIRGLNKLKYKVPDDLAIISFNNTTLTELSNPTISSIDIGIYQLGYTASQVLIKRIQNPSNETQHTNRFIIEHRLIVRESSIPKRLGV; from the coding sequence ATGAAAGTTACCATGAAGAAAGTAGCCCGTAGAGCAGGAGTCTCCTCCTCTACGGTTTCTCGGGTAGTGTCGGGCCATCCGAATGTCCGGGAGGAAACCTCTCGTAAGGTCAAAAAAATCATGGATGAAATGAAATATACCCCCAATATGATAGCGAAGAGTCTTGTCTCTAAGACAACAAGCAGTATTTGCATTCTTTTGCCGAAGCAGGATGAGAAATGCTTCTCCAATCTGTTCTTTATGGAATTGATTCGCGGAATTGCTACACAGGCTAACCTTTCGGGTTTCGATATTTTCATTAGCTTAGGAGCCAATGAGAAAGAAGAAGTGGAGATGGTCTCCCGTCTTCTGAAAGGAAGGCGTGTCGACGGAGTGATTTTGTTCTCCTCCCGTAAAGAAGACGCTGTTGTCGATTTTCTGAAGATAAACAATTACCCATTTGTCTTAATCGGACGAAGCGACAAATATAACGAAATTTTGTCCGTTGATAACAACAATTTAAAGGCAGCCTACGATGCGACGAACCATTTAATCTCCATGGGTCACAAACGAATCGGTTTTGTTAGAGGTCCGTCGAATGCAATCTTTTCATGTGATAGGCTGGAAGGCTATCGGAAAGCTATTCAGGATAACGGTCTTGAACGGCGTCCCGAATGGATATTGGGTGAAGAGGTCATGCAGGACAGCGGCTATCACGCCATGTCGTTCCTGATGAATCTTCCCAAACGTCCGACAGCGATTCTAGTCGTGGATGACTTGGTGGCGTTTGGTGTAATTCGCGGACTGAACAAGTTGAAATATAAGGTGCCTGATGATTTGGCGATAATCAGCTTCAACAATACTACGCTGACGGAGTTATCGAATCCAACGATCAGCAGCATCGACATCGGAATCTATCAACTGGGCTATACTGCTTCACAAGTATTAATAAAAAGAATTCAGAACCCAAGTAATGAAACTCAACATACGAACCGTTTCATTATTGAGCACCGGCTTATCGTGCGAGAGTCATCCATCCCAAAACGTTTAGGAGTGTAA